The DNA window AAAAGTACTGGATCGGTGTCATCGGTCAACAAAGGTGCTTGGACAGCCGAAGAGGATAGAAAACTAGCTAACTACATAGAGAAACATGGCCCCAAGAAGTGGAAATCAGTGGCTAACAAATCAGGTGGCTTATtgtaatttaattttgaaaaatattacaGATCGATATacagattattattattttttatccttGATTTGTAGGTTTGAATAGGTGCGGAAAAAGCTGCAGGTTAAGATGGTTGAATTATCTGAAACCTGATATTAAGAGAGGCAATATCTCTGATGCAGAAGATGATTTGATACTTAGACTTCACAGGCTTTTAGGAAATAGGTATGTTTATAATAATCAGAATagtatgcatgattttattttcatgTGATTTGATTGATTCATTCGTAAAAATGTAGGTGGTCTTTGATTGCTCGAAGAATTCCAGGCAGAACGGATAATGAAATAAAGAATTACTGGAATTCTCATTTGAGTAAGAAAGCGAAATTAATGGAGAAATTACCAGCTTTACCGATAACGCACTCGTGCTTGGGGAATGATCAGAATTCAATGGAGAGTTGTTGTGATGATCATGCGCGGGATGAAGATGAAACCAGTGGATCATGTGAACCATCCGTTGAAGGAACATGCCGTTTGGAATGGGTCAAATTTTTTCTTGAACTCGAGGGAGATGTGTAATTTTTGTTCTTGGATATTCTATATGTGATGGCTATTggatattatataaattatgaaaattggtCGTGACCATGTTCTCCATccgtatatatattattaaatgtttgaaaattaaaaattaatgtaataaaatcaaatttcaaaaataaatattgtcttattatatgtaaaaatttgtgtgagtcGATCTCACatatcatattttgtgaaacatatctcttatttgagtcatccatgaaaaattattgctttttatgctacgaatattaatttttattgtgaatatcgatatgattgatccgtcttacagataaagatttgtgagatcgtATCACACTAGACCTATTCCTTGTTATATAATATCATGATTACAAGAGCTTTTATCCCAAGCCGCTCAATTTAATTATTCCGTACTTCTaccaacttgatttttaaatttataaattggcTAACACCACCTTTTATCAACCTTATTCATGCTTAAATATTAATAAGTGCACTCAATGAATACTTTAGGAAatatttttgcattttatttatattatattattaaatttgagatacttaaaaaaattaattttttgtatCATATTCTGTTTTAATATTTATACATATtaataaagttttaaaatttaatgtatGTTACATGTAACTCAGCAGATAGACTTTGTTTCTAAAGCATCAAGTTGTacgtttaatttttatttgtattttttttcttttttttatttattttttaattcataATTACAATGTAATCTCTcaatatttcttataattacattttgaccatcatttaaatataaatcaaataaattataaaaaatattgtatacactaatttatataattgcataacaaggatattttttttttaattttatttttttcctcaATTTAATATCTTAAATTTTTCTCATTCTAaaagtgattttttttatgttcaTATAAATATGTGTACTTGTTATATTACATGATAATACATTCTATTTTTTTCttagtaaaattttattttaatataaaataatgttatttaaattattttgaaaaaattcttaatttaatttttataagctCTTGTCCCATAATTTCAATACATTTTAGGAGAGAAATAGAATAATATttctaaaataattattatgattcattataaattaaagtaagaattaaaatattttaaattaaaaaattaatcatataaaagagaatatattaaattaaatataaaaaatcacacggtcataaaaaaaattagaaaaattaacatgtttataaaaaaataaaataaaaaataggtGGTATTAGATTTAGAATATTTCTTTTATGTAATCGTAtctcaataatttttttcctcAGTTCCCAAAAATGGGTACCCGGAAATCTTCACCGGGTCTTGAGGATGCTAAACCAGAGATCCGCCGCTATCTCGCCGCATCTGTGTATTTTCTCGAGCACCGCAGCTTCTCCGACTGCCGCTTGTACGCCTTACGCGCGAAGGAAGTGGAACCGACTCACCCCGGCCCGACCAAAATCCTTTCCATAGCTTCCGTCCTCTCCGTCCCTAAAATCACACCAACACTGTCCGATTACTACACTATTTTCAATCTCCCCCGCTTCGAGTCCGACACTGAACAAATTGGGTCCAGCTTCAAAACCCTAAAATCCCTTTTGGACCCGAATGTGAACCCGTACCCGAATTCTTCCGAAGCTTTTGAGGTTGTTCTCAAAGGGTGGTCCGTGCTATCAAACCCTTTGGAAAAGGCTCGATTCGATGGAGAGTTGATGAGGAATTTGAGTGGCTGTCCCTCTGAAAATGGTGGTGATACATTTTGGACAGTGTGCCCGTACTGCTATTACGTGTACAAGTATGAGAGGGTTTTTGAGGAGTGCTGTTTGAGGTGCACGAATGGGAGCTGTGGAAGAGGGTTTCACGCGGTGGCGGTGGGAGCGCCACCAGCGGAGGTGGTGGAGAAGGGGCATTACCTGTGTCCGGGGTTTATGCCACTAGAGTTGCGTAAAACCAATGGAGATGAAAATGGAGATACTCTATGGTCACCATTTGGGTACACGATTCGAGGAAGCAATGTTAATAAATGTGATACTGAGGGAACTGTGGGTACTACTTGTGAAGCTAAAGAAGTAGAAGATAACGAATTTCAGCATCATGGTCAAGGTAAAAAGATGAGATGTGGAGGTGAAGCTAGTAGTGGTGGGTTCATGAGTAAATGTACGGATACTAAGGCTGAAAAATTGGGAAGTTGTGGCGGTAGTAGGCACCCGGAGAATGGTGCAAAGGAGACGATGGGATGTAGGAGAAAATCTGTGGCATGGATTTCAAAGAAGTTGATGGGGAAAGGCTATAGAATTGATAGGAATGTTACTCATTCCATGAATGATGTTGGTGAAGAGTGGGATTCACATGTGAGAGGGAATGAGGGTTTCGAGACTGGTTTCGGAGATGTGACGAATAAGGATGTTGGGGGTGGATTGGAGTTTTTCAAAGGGGATGATGATGTGTTGGTTGGTATACAGGGTGATTATGATTTCGGAATTGAAGAGGACTTGTGAGCATGTGACTGAATAGATTTAACAGACTGTAGATTTGTGTGATTTTGTTTAGATGATTCGAAGTGGTAGGAAAGTTAGAGCAGTGAAGGCTTGCTGCTTCTTGGAAGAAGAACATTGTTTATTTGGGTTCATCTCATCTATGCAGAAGTTTACACTATCAGTCTATCATGGCTTTATTTATTACCTTTGCTTTTCAAACCTGTATTctacaataatttaaaatgtgCATGAACTTTACTTACAATCACAACCCTTTCAAATCCTGTATATAGAACTCTACAACGAGAACTGTTGATCCCACCTATAAATTAAGTTCTTCTTTTCTGTGATTAAACGATTAAGTTAATGTTGGTTTATTTCTTGGAATTATTAGTGGTTGTCTTGTCTCTCCATGTTCATTTTAAATAGAGCACGCAAATTGAAAGCAACTACATGTTCGAAGTGTTCGTATAAAAAAATGCAACATAAGTTACCAATGCACACAGCCAAGTATCTCATATGGATTACACCCGAAGTTGTCGTCATGATTAAAGATCTTAAGGAAAATCAATCAGCTCTCGTTCTTCTTCGACAGACAGgtatgaaaacaaaacaaagaaagGTTCGAAAACAATCAGGAAGTTGGTACTCATTGATAATCAAGTATGcaatttatattttgttccgACCAAGCATCATAATATCGTCAATTATATGAGAATGTGACTGTGTTAAAGTAAGCCTTATTGTCGGCCATTATTtcataatgtttaaaaatctaATGCTTCGCTAACGCTGTGAAAACGTATGCAGATATCATTGGTTTTGTCAAGAAAGTTCAACCACTTCATTCTTTCCGCGAAGTGGCGGCACAACTGGACATAAAACAGAAATTGTCCTCATGAATGAACTGTTATTGATAAACCATGGCTAAATACAACAAAAAAGTCTTATTCTTTACTATTGTGGTACACATATTTTCTACTACAGAATTTTAATGGCTAAACATTTATACAGGTATGAGATTACAACTGTTGGATTGTGGGACAATTTAGCTCTCAATGAAGGCCAATCGGTGAAAAAAAGAGGGTCAAGCACTTCTTGTGGCTATCTGCAACGTCGGAATGAAAACATACAACAGTTATATTAACTATCGTGATCTCTTTGTAGCTCTCTCATGCTTCAAAATAATAACTATCATTTCTGCTTTCAATGTTAGACGTTTCCCAATTGAAATCTACTCCAACGACAATTACATACGTTTTTCTCGTTCCACCATGCCCTGCAGCAGATGAAATGAACGCATGGTAAGTGTAGTTTTAATATCTCTTCATCGTGTGCATCACATGATTCACATCTAATCACCCGAATATTTTAAGTTCAATAACTTTTACAACTAATGTGTGCTTCTAAAAAAAGTTGTTCTTTTCAACTCATCACTGTTTCACAGCAGCTGCAAACTCAACAAGTGGAGTGTCTTGCTTTAACCGTCCAAAATTACCCGTTGATATTTGTTCCAAGTTTCTAATTAGCTCCACTTCGAATCTCTATTAAATAAATCCTAATGACTATTTATAATGGAGCGAATATTACATACCCTCCTACGTATAGACTTACTGTGTTAATGGAAGATGATACTGAAGTCGCAAGAGTAATTATGTTTGAAGATGTAGTTGCAACGTTCATTGGTATCTTGTTGAAGAATATATCAAAATCCGCAGTCAAGTAGGCAACATTGTATATAGATTCAAATGAACTGTCTAATACTCacttaggaaaaaaaaaaaccaagtcCACATTCCTCCAAGAATATTCAAACAAGAAAATAAGTATCATTGATAAAAACAAAGATAAACAATGCCAACAAGTATAGGGGGGGCTGCTCTTCCACGTCTTTTAATAGAATCATTGCCGGTGGAAATGAAGCACAGACACCACTATAGAAATAGAAAATAATGTGCTTCTTGAGGAGTATACAAAACGAATTAAAAGACGAACCGCGTCATACAACAAGCAACTCAGTGCTGCTATGAagatcaaacaaaaaaaaaataacagaCCTCATTTAGTAATCAAATCACGTGTCTTTTTTATAATACTCAGATTCTACATAAACTTTACCGatttttctaatttttatattattacatttaagttgagaaaataatttgaacttacACAAAAGCAAGACAAAATTAcgtttaattataatttttgtaaCATAGTTTAATTGTAATTTCAAGTAAACTGGTTAAAAAAAgggaaatttaaaaattaagtatacttttttaatataaaataaaaaagtatgATTGAAATGAGTCATTGGTTTGaagaatataaaaaataaaaactaaataaaagaGATGATTTACCAaaagttttacttttaaaaatgatgtttattttaaatttaaaatttaaaaatgacgttttaatcttttaaaatattataatgcgAGTTAGTGGTCAAAAGTCAAAACATcactgtgtgtgtgtgtttgtgtgtatTTGACCAGAAGCGACCACCGTAAAGGGTAAAAGTGGCGGTGGGGAGGTTTGGATAAAATCTATTTTGGCGTATATATTGTAGATAAACACACAGCACTGCACTCGCGGGAGGAAGATGAAGTGGAGGGATTTTCGGGTGTGTGCCTTTCCCAATTGCAACAGAATTTGTCAGCTCCACCGTTTTCGCTTCGCTACTTTCCTCCGCAAAGTACAACCCGCCCAAGCGCGAGTTTCCGCCGGAGGTGCTCGCAATGGCAGCAGCTCGCAAGGTTCAACTGAATTTCATGTTTCTACTGTTGCTCGATTAATTTCCTACCTCACGACGTTAAATGCAATGGTGAACGGTTGGTAGGAAATACTGAAGCTTGTTTTGTTATCTGAAACTGTTTTTGATTTAGTTTTTCTTGTATGTAatgtatttatttgatcagcagCGATTGTGATAGTGATAGGGGAAGAAAGATtggattttttaattattattgtttGAACGACAAAGAAAGTTGATTTTGTAGTGGATGAAGACAATTGGTTACTAGACTCTTAGGTGGAGACTTCTCTACTCGACAATTAGTTACTAGACTCTTAGGTGGAGACTTCTCTACTTGAGCATTCTTGACCATTGAATAAGTGAAGAGGCAGTAATAAATCCGAGGAACTTATACGTGTTGTAAGTTGGTTGTTTGATGTTGAAATCTATCACGTGCGTAGTCAGTGATTAAATTCTGTGCAGGAAATTTTTTGTTGGTGCCTGGTGCAACCGTCGCAACTATACTTATGCTTGGTGCTCTTCACGCCCGTCGGCTTTACGATGATAAAATGGTAAGTTTGTTCATAAAAATGTAAACCTTGAATTTTTTCTACCCCCACATTTAAGCATCCGGTTATGGTTCATGAAATGCTGGATTGATGTTCTATGAGGATGACATGTCATTGTACAATGTTTAACAAAACAAATATACAAGAGATGATTTACTGTTTGGAATGAGGGGGAGCAGATGAGAAAAAATGATTAAGCAGAGTAGGGTGGGTGCTTTTTGGTTCTGAAGTATATGTTGTTTTTTTTCCTGTTAAGTGTATCCCTTTTAGTTTCATCTAGGCAAAAGCCTTGTCCTTTCTTCGCCAGAAGTTGCAGATGAGTTTTTCTTATTTCCAAGATGAATGAAATGTTGAAAATAACGTTTCATACACGTGTTATCATTCAATACATGTTGGGTTTTAGAATTATCAAAATAATGAATAAGATTCTACTGCGTTGGTGGCGAAGCATGTTCAGAAAAAGTAACAAAACGATAAATCACCAGGGCACTTTTTTCTCTCTACAACTATCTTGTATGTTTTATAAATGTTTTAGCATCATGGCAGATTAGACTCGTTTTAAATTGTCataggttttttttttattgagaaCGACATTTTGTACATTGGTCATAGAAATCTATTTATCTTGATGGTCcttcattattattttattttatttttgaagcaCCTTTATTGTTAATTTTTGTtgtatattttaaaagaaatgctACGTTTTCCTCAAATGTTACTCTTTAGTATTTTAGACAACATGTTCCATCTTTTGTTCAACATATCAACTATTGCTACAATAGCTTTGATATTTTCACCTAATCATAGCATTTTATCCACCATCACGAAAAACTGTTCATTCAATGATTTGTGTTTAATATATTTTCCCTAATACTGGAGGAACAGATTGAAGAGGCAAGGGAAAAAGGAGTTGAATTGGAGTTTCGCCCTGATGCTAAGGTAAATTTTATGATTAGTTCGGGTTTAGATATTATTGGCTGTAATTATTCTTTATCATGTCACTCTTCTTCTTGTTGATAGGCTAAATTCTTGAGATTGCTACCTCTGCGCTCTATTTCAAGATTTTGGGGCTCCTTGACTAGCATGGTGAGTTTCTTGACATTTTGATTCTCGATTATGTTTTGACTTAATAATAACATGCTAAAGAATCCTGACTAGGAACTTCCCATCTGGTTGCGACCATATGTATATAAAGCATGGGCTCGTGCGTTTCACTCTAGTATGATTTCTCATTTTATAGTTATTGACATTCTATGGAATCTTGATTTATGGGTTATTTTTTCGATAAGCTTTGTAGTAGTATGCTGAACTCTTGTGTTTGTAATTCAGAATTAGAAGAGGTTCAACTACCTTTGGAGGAGTATGCTTCTCTAAAGGATTTTTTTGTTCGCATGTTGAAAGAGGGCTCGAGACCCATTGATTCTGATCCACATTGTCTGGTAACTGGTAACAAGGCTCTTGaatattttttctttctatTTCCCCTTATAAATTTCTTTTTTGCTGTATATTGTTATTTTGTAGGTCAGTCCTGTAGATGGCactgtcatgagatttggtgaGTTAACAGGACCAGGTGCAATGATTGAGCAAGTAAAAGGATTTTCTTATTCCGCTTCTTCACTTATTGGTGCGAACTCTCATCTTCCAATGCTTGCTGCGGAAGATATTGATCAAGAAAATGGTGAGGAGTATATGGAGAGAGTTGAGAAGCGGAAGTCGTGGTGGAGAGTTTCCTTGGCTTCTCCTAAAGTTAGAAATATGTCATCGTTACTGTAAGGAATTAAATTGTGTACTGCGACACTAGTATCTAAATATATTAATGATCATATTAACTTCtagttaattttaattttttagctAAAACTTCTATGTATCATTGACTTGTGCCCGAACACATGTCCTCATCTTAACATTGCTTtgagaaagagttgaatatctAATTTGCATCATTCATACTGAGTAAGATATAAACCGCAATGTGACTCCTTGTACCATTCGCATAACATTTTCAAATCTGATGCGAGTGGATGATTAAGTGGTGCCACTCTATCGACTTATTACACTCATCCTTATTGTAAGAGTCTCATAATGATCAATGatgattttaattatcatttttCATTGCTCCTGTAATAAGAAATTCAATCGAGGATTGTCGACTTATTAGTTGATTCTTATAGATGTAACAAGAAAATGGTGATTTATATGCTGGATCGACCTTCCTCAGTTTACCTCTGTTTTAATCAATATCAGGGTTGGTCTTGATTTATTTTGTTTGTAAAGAAAAGAGATGATTTAGAATTGTAAAAATTGACTTGATCTGTTCTGTTTTCTTCCAATGCAGACCAATGAAAGGCCTCTTTTACTGCGTGATTTACTTGAGTCCTGGAGATTACCACCGGATACACTCTCCAGTTGATTGGAATATTCTTGTCCGCCGGCATTTTAAAGGTGATGCCTACCGGGGATTCACTATTCTGCTAATTACTGACATTGATATGTATGAGATTCTTGACCTCATTATCTAATCTGGCGTTCACATTCCATGCTGCTTTAATGCTTGGGGATATAAAACTATATTACATGCAGAATGACATCCGTGTGAGTTATGAGTTATTGCCTCTCTCTTAATCCTCTCACTGTTATATGGAAAATACTGAATGCACACTAGCATGCATGAATAAGTAGTCACTGTCAAATAGCATAAACCAAGATAAAGTTGCTGCAAAAGTGAATAAAAATTATTGTTTGGTCTTGTTGATGCGTGTCCTAAAAGAATTGCCTATTCCAACGGTCTAAACTATCCTGGAAAGTTATCACTGAAATTCTGAACTTGTATAGGTTTAAGTCTTATTTATTCCAAGGGATGGTATTGGGGGATGAACATGCAGCTGATCTAATGATGCTGGATTTAGAGAAGCATTTTAGTGTCTTTGAGAGTTTAAATAGGGGCAACTTATTGCTTTGATTGGAAATAGTTGTTGAAATAACAGATCTAGAATTTCTATATGGCTTTTGAATCGCTTACACCTTCTTCATCACATTAACTACGTTAAAGCTTGAACTTTCTTGAGCTCTTAACCCTTTTCCATGTAGGTAATCTTTTTCCAGTAAATGAGCGTGCTGCAAGAACTATCAGAAATCTTTATGTTGAAAATGAAAGGGTAATTCTAATACATACTGACCTTGCTTCTTCTCCTAAGTTTGACTTTTTAATATGGAGGCCAGCAGGGCCTGGCAGCAAGTTCCTCACAAATGCACCACATGATATCCTTGCAGAAATCATTTCTGAGTGACTATGCTGTCTTTCTTTTATCCAGATCATGACCTTTGTGTTAAAGGGGTTTCCTAATTTCCAATAATTCCATTCATTTGTTAAATGTGCCATAAGTAATATCTTAATGTTTCAAGATCTTTAGTCTCAAATTTTGTCATAAAGAAAGGACAATTTAATATCTTAATCAGGTCAATTAGTCTTTAGTATCGAACAACCTCCCCCCAAAAGCTTGTATATCTATCATAGATTAATAAACATGAGTAGGTAATAAGTTGTCATGCTAGTTCGTGGTAAGTATATCTGTGATATTATTCTACCATATGAACCTTACGTTTTCAAAGCAGTACAATAATATGTGTGCCCTTTTACAAGCATTATCAAAAATCAAATTGATGTAAACAATTTATTTAAGGAGCTGATATTAATGCTATTACAGGTATCGGATGTTGGCATATAGATTCATggtcaaagaaaaaaaattcttgtaggTGTAGAAACATATTTACAGAATCAGTTTTCAGAACAAGATAATGTCCCAAGGGTGGCCCAGACAATCTTAATCTAAGAGCCTGAAAAACAATTATatcatcatgtatttaaatcCTTCACCACATTCAACTACAAAAATACTTTATTTACTTGATCCAATTTAGTTGAAAAGTTTTTATATTATCTTCCAAAAGtaaatttatgtttattttttgcTCAAAACAAAGTGTTAaagttgtactgaataataatcaTCAGGTGGTGCTTGAAGGTCATTGGCGAGAAGGGTACATGGCCATGGCAGCAGTTGGTGCCACCAACATTGGTTCCATTGAGGTCAACATCCTTAGATGATCTAAACCATTTCTTTTCTTTACTCGCAGTGTGGACATTGAACATGGTTTCTAGCGGTTCATTAACCAAAATTACACATAACTTTTGGAATCAATATCCTCGCCGAATTATAATGGTCATGTTGCAGTATCAAATATCTATAAAGTAACGACTTTTTACGTTTATTGGCAGTTCAAAGAGTTATTTAAAATCTTTTtgatacaaaatattatattcAGCGGCTTGCCTCGTTGTCATAAAGAATCTGGAAAATATGAGTGATTTTCCTCTCTCGGTCGATTATTTTTTATGGCAAGTGTTTTGGATGTAGCATTATTTTTGCACCTCATTTCTGCAAAAGAGATTCTGCACAAGTATCACCACGCATCATGGTGGAAAATTCGAGAATTAAATGCTGGAATGTTTTGGAAAACATCAATTGTGTTGATAAAGAATAAATGCATGTTGTACTTTCACTCCAAATGAAAGGGTGAGAGCGAATAAAGGTCTCTTTGGACTTCATCATTTTATCGGGCCAATAAGTTTTTAGTTGGTTTGCTACTACCTGTACTCTTTTTCCTTGTTTTTCACATGCTACAATCTTGTCTTTATATATTTCATCTGATTACAGCTTTTTATTGAACCAAGACTGCGGACGAATCATCCTCACAAGAAACTGCTACATTCAGAGCCCCCAGACGAACGGCTGTACGAACCTGAAGGCATGGGAGTGGCCCTTAAGAAGGGAGATGGGGTATAAAAGGATTTGCACCATCAGTATCTATCAGAAAAATATTGAGATCAAATGGGCAATACCACACTGCTAATTAGTCTTTATAAAATCACTTATAGCAATTTATACAATATGGaaacaataaataaatgaatACCATAACTTGGGAAGCTCGACTGCATTTTAGTCT is part of the Primulina tabacum isolate GXHZ01 chromosome 18, ASM2559414v2, whole genome shotgun sequence genome and encodes:
- the LOC142533104 gene encoding transcription factor MYB114-like; translated protein: MGSEDGGKSTGSVSSVNKGAWTAEEDRKLANYIEKHGPKKWKSVANKSGLNRCGKSCRLRWLNYLKPDIKRGNISDAEDDLILRLHRLLGNRWSLIARRIPGRTDNEIKNYWNSHLSKKAKLMEKLPALPITHSCLGNDQNSMESCCDDHARDEDETSGSCEPSVEGTCRLEWVKFFLELEGDV
- the LOC142532600 gene encoding phosphatidylserine decarboxylase proenzyme 1, mitochondrial is translated as MKWRDFRVCAFPNCNRICQLHRFRFATFLRKVQPAQARVSAGGARNGSSSQGNFLLVPGATVATILMLGALHARRLYDDKMIEEAREKGVELEFRPDAKAKFLRLLPLRSISRFWGSLTSMELPIWLRPYVYKAWARAFHSKLEEVQLPLEEYASLKDFFVRMLKEGSRPIDSDPHCLVSPVDGTVMRFGELTGPGAMIEQVKGFSYSASSLIGANSHLPMLAAEDIDQENGEEYMERVEKRKSWWRVSLASPKVRNMSSLLPMKGLFYCVIYLSPGDYHRIHSPVDWNILVRRHFKGNLFPVNERAARTIRNLYVENERVVLEGHWREGYMAMAAVGATNIGSIELFIEPRLRTNHPHKKLLHSEPPDERLYEPEGMGVALKKGDGLAAFNMGSTVVLVFQAPNSQYSTYRDGSLDFKFCVKRGDRIHMGEALGRWRGEKQSGNQN